One genomic window of Salvia miltiorrhiza cultivar Shanhuang (shh) chromosome 4, IMPLAD_Smil_shh, whole genome shotgun sequence includes the following:
- the LOC131023421 gene encoding uncharacterized protein LOC131023421 produces MNSNRTEAGRKDSVYTKIWNAPVPNKAKTTAWRILKGRLATCENLIKRNVINLSVEANCFLCATQTETLEHLLFTCPKTDEIWCDFLGWIGKKTALHRSTNAHFRAFTSLGSKADVQFLTGTWICIVWSIWKERNNCKFNQGTWNIQKIVAEIKTRIWSWKLAFKMQSPSLDSKDFFSNSGILG; encoded by the coding sequence ATGAATTCGAACAGGACCGAAGCTGGAAGGAAAGACTCAGTTTACACCAAGATCTGGAATGCACCGGTGCCTAACAAAGCCAAGACCACAGCATGGAGGATTTTGAAGGGGAGGCTGGCAACTTGCGAAAATCTTATCAAAAGAAATGTCATCAATCTCTCGGTGGAAGCAAATTGTTTTCTTTGTGCTACTCAAACTGAAACCCTGGAACATCTGCTCTTCACTTGCCCAAAAACAGATGAGATTTGGTGCGATTTCTTGGGGTGGATCGGAAAAAAAACAGCTCTTCATCGAAGCACAAACGCACACTTTCGTGCTTTCACAAGCCTTGGTAGCAAGGCGGATGTTCAATTCCTCACAGGTACTTGGATTTGCATTGTTTGGAGCATttggaaagaaagaaacaatTGTAAGTTCAACCAAGGAACGTGGAACATACAAAAAATTGTTGCGGAGATCAAGACGAGGATTTGGAGTTGGAAGCTGGCTTTTAAGATGCAGTCGCCATCCTTGGATTCCAAAGATTTCTTCTCCAATTCTGGAATCCTTGGCTGA
- the LOC131021604 gene encoding glyceraldehyde-3-phosphate dehydrogenase, cytosolic, with protein MAKIKIGINGFGRIGRLVARVALQRDDVELVAVNDPFITVDYMTYMFKYDSVHGQWKHHELKVKDEKTLLFGEKPVTVFGFRNPEEIPWASTGAEYIVESTGVFTDQDKAAAHLKGGAKKVIISAPSKDAPMFVVGVNEKSYTPDLNIVSNASCTTNCLAPLAKVINDRFGIVEGLMTTVHSITATQKTVDGPSAKDWRGGRAASFNIIPSSTGAAKAVGKVLPALNGKLTGMAFRVPTVDVSVVDLTVRLEKEATYEEIKAAIKEESEGKMKGILGYTEDDVVSTDFVGDNRSSIFDAKAGIALSKNFVKLVSWYDNEWGYSTRVVDLIKHIASTQ; from the exons ATGG CTAAGATTAAGATCGGGATCAATG GTTTTGGTAGAATTGGCCGTCTGGTTGCCAGGGTTGCTCTTCAAAgagatgatgttgagcttgttgCTGTCAACGATCCGTTCATCACCGTTGACTACATG ACCTATATGTTCAAGTATGACAGTGTGCACGGTCAATGGAAGCACCATGAGCTCAAGGTTAAGGATGAGAAAACCCTTCTCTTTGGTGAAAAGCCTGTGACTGTTTTTGGCTTTAG AAATCCTGAAGAGATTCCATGGGCTTCGACTGGGGCTGAGTACATTGTGGAGTCAACTGGTGTTTTCACTGACCAGGATAAGGCAGCAGCCCATCTGAAG GGTGGTGCAAAGAAGGTCATTATTTCTGCTCCGAGTAAAGATGCACCCATGTTTGTCGTTGGTGTTAATGAGAAGTCATACACACCAGATCTCAACATTGTTTCTAATGCTAGCTGCACCACAAACTGCCTCGCCCCCTTGGCGAAG GTCATTAATGATAGGTTTGGTATTGTTGAAGGTCTTATGACAACCGTTCATTCTATCACTG CCACACAAAAGACTGTTGATGGACCATCTGCCAAGGACTGGAGGGGTGGAAGAGCTGCATCATTCAATATTATCCCAAGTAGCACTGGAGCAGCTAAG GCTGTCGGCAAAGTTCTCCCTGCTTTGAATGGAAAGTTGACTGGAATGGCCTTCCGTGTCCCAACAGTTGATGTTTCTGTGGTTGATCTCACAGTGAGGTTAGAGAAGGAAGCTACTTATGAAGAAATCAAAGCAGCAATCAA GGAGGAGTCTGAGGGGAAGATGAAGGGAATTCTAGGCTACACTGAGGATGATGTGGTATCTACTGATTTTGTAGGCGACAACAG GTCAAGCATTTTTGATGCCAAGGCTGGAATTGCTTTGAGTAAGAACTTTGTCAAGCTTGTTTCGTGGTATGACAATGAATGGGGTTACAG CACCCGTGTGGTTGATCTGATCAAGCACATTGCCTCCACTCAGTAA